Genomic DNA from Synergistaceae bacterium:
TTTTCCTTGTAACGCCATATCTCCACCAGCCCTCATATCTCGTATTCGACGTCAAAGAACCCCTGTATTTTCTGGATAAACGCGGAAACCTGGCTATTGTCGATTTTGCGCGGATAAGGAACCCCGATCTCAATCGTTTCGATGATCGTCGCGTTGGGTGCGCGGGACATGACACTGACTTTTTGTCCGAGAAAAACCGCCTCCTGGATGTCGTGCGTGACGAAAAGAATCGTTTTTTCGGTTTCTCTCCAGATACTGATGACCTCTTTCTGCATCAGCCTGCGCGTTTGAGCGTCGAGAGCGCCAAAGGGTTCATCCATAATCAAAATCTCCGAGTCGTTCGCGATGCTTCGCGCGATTTGCGCGCGTTGCTTCATACCTCCGGACAGTTCATCAGGATACTTGTTCTCGTGCAACTCGAGTCCTACCAATCGGATGCACTTTCGCGCTGTTTCACCACGCTCTTTTTTCGGTGTCCCGCTGAGCCGCAGGCCATACTCGACGTTCTTCTGCACCGTGAGCCACGGGAATAGAGCAGCGTCAGCGTTTTGGAACACCACTCCTCTATCCCTGCCGGGGCCCTCGACATCGTTTCCATACACCGTCACCTTGCCACCGCTTTTCGGGACAAAACCCGCAATAATGTTGAGCAATGTCGACTTTCCGCACCCGCTCCACCCCAAAAAGACGTGAAATTCTCCTCTCGCTATGTCGAGATTGATGTCGTCGAGTATATTGCTTCCGGCCCCGTTTCCCGCTTCCGAATCGTAGGATTTGGAAAGATGCTCGATTCGGATCGCTATTTCTTTCTCCATTTGTCCTTCCCCACTTATTCTTTCTTGTGATATACATAACGCTATAGCGTGTCGTATTGATAAAATATATTAATCATATATGAATTATATAATTACTTTTACACATTATTTCCCCTTTGTCAAGAGAGAGGACAGGAGAAATCAAGGCAACAGTATTTACTTTCCATCAAGCATTCCAATCACTAGCTTCGCATATTCGCATAGGTATTTTTACGATAAAGCGATGAGAAAGCCAACGGCTTCAGCCGTTGTTGGATGAGAGGTGAGATTGGATGAGAGATGAGATTGGATGAGAATCGCAACGCCGCCCACGGTGGCGTTTGTTTTGTATTTGGTTTTTTGCCATACGTCTACTTTTATATTAAACTCCTTTTATAGCTTATCAACGCGAAATGCGGGGCGAAACACGACCGGGATATCAATGTGGCTGTGAATATTCTCAGAGTAGGGACATCCACTCTTAAAGGAGAAGACGTAAGACCGGTTTCAGCCGGCTGTCTTTGTCGATCTTAGAATCCCACAG
This window encodes:
- a CDS encoding ABC transporter ATP-binding protein, which produces MEKEIAIRIEHLSKSYDSEAGNGAGSNILDDINLDIARGEFHVFLGWSGCGKSTLLNIIAGFVPKSGGKVTVYGNDVEGPGRDRGVVFQNADAALFPWLTVQKNVEYGLRLSGTPKKERGETARKCIRLVGLELHENKYPDELSGGMKQRAQIARSIANDSEILIMDEPFGALDAQTRRLMQKEVISIWRETEKTILFVTHDIQEAVFLGQKVSVMSRAPNATIIETIEIGVPYPRKIDNSQVSAFIQKIQGFFDVEYEI